A window of the Parabacteroides merdae ATCC 43184 genome harbors these coding sequences:
- the hisIE gene encoding bifunctional phosphoribosyl-AMP cyclohydrolase/phosphoribosyl-ATP diphosphatase HisIE, whose product MKLDFEKMGGLIPAIVQDYNTNKVLMLGFMNEEAYEETKATGKVTFFSRTKNRIWMKGETSGNTLQVVTIAADCDNDTLLIKAIPAGPVCHTGADTCFGEKNVEDIMFLKYLQNFIEQRRQEMPEGSYTTTLFQKGINRMAQKVGEEAVETVIEATNGTDDRLVYEAADMIYHLIVLLTSKGLRIEDLARELKSRHKG is encoded by the coding sequence ATGAAATTAGATTTTGAAAAAATGGGCGGCCTGATTCCCGCCATCGTTCAGGACTACAACACAAACAAGGTATTGATGTTGGGCTTTATGAACGAAGAAGCTTACGAAGAAACAAAAGCTACCGGTAAAGTGACATTTTTCAGCCGTACGAAAAACCGTATCTGGATGAAAGGTGAAACCAGCGGAAACACTCTGCAGGTAGTCACCATTGCTGCCGATTGCGACAACGACACACTGTTGATCAAGGCTATTCCCGCCGGTCCCGTATGCCACACTGGCGCTGATACTTGTTTCGGCGAAAAGAATGTGGAAGACATCATGTTCCTTAAATATTTGCAGAACTTCATCGAACAGCGCCGCCAGGAAATGCCGGAAGGTTCCTACACCACTACCCTGTTTCAAAAAGGCATCAACCGTATGGCACAGAAGGTAGGCGAAGAAGCCGTCGAAACAGTTATCGAAGCCACTAACGGGACAGACGACCGTCTCGTTTACGAAGCAGCCGACATGATCTACCACCTGATCGTATTATTGACAAGCAAAGGACTTCGCATCGAAGACCTCGCACGCGAATTAAAAAGCAGACATAAAGGATAA